The genome window GGGCTTGAGCGCATTTGCCCAGACCCAGATCGAGTTCTGGACCTACTACCTGAGCCCGAACTTCGACAACTACATCAAAAGCACCATTGCCGATTTCGAGAAGGAAAACCCCACCATCAAGGTGCGCTGGGTAGACAAGCAGGACACCATGGAGCGCGACCTGACCGCAGCGGTGGCTTTGGGCCGGGCCCCCGATGTGGTGAACCTCTGGCAGGACTCCACCTTTGCTGCTGCTCAGAACAAGATCCTTACCCCCATCACCCAACTGGTCAACCGCAATGTGCTCAACCAGCTCTACTACCCCAACGTGCTGGACATGTTCGTGATGGAGGGTCAGGTCTACGGGCTGCCCTGGTACGGCTGGCTCGACCAGGGCGTGATGATGTACAACCCCGACCTGCTGCAAAAGGCCGGGGTAGACGTGCGTACTATTCGCAATACCGACGATCTCCTGGCGGCCTCGGCCCGCATTAAGCAAGCCACGGGGGCCTATGGCTGGCTGCCGCCGGTCAAAGACCCCAACGGGGCCAGCTTTCTGGGCCGCTTCTTCCTGGAAGGGCTGCCGATCTACGACAAAGACGGCAAAGCAGCTTTCAACTCTCCGGCCCACGTAGCCCTGCTGCAAAAGTACGTGGATGCCATGAAAAACGACGTGATCCCCCAGGAGCTCTTGCGCAAGGAAGCCTTCCAGCTTTCCAACGAGCTCTATAGCCAGGGTAAGGCTGCCATTGTGGTGGGGGCACCGACTACCCTCAACCGGGTCAAGGAGGCCAACCCCGACCTCTACGCCAAGACCCGCATCGTGCCCGCGCCCTTGGGCAAAGCGGGGATTCAGACTGGCGGCGCCATGAGCCTGGTAATTCCCAGCGCATCGAAGAACAAGAGCGCTGCCATTCGCTTCGCCCTCTTCGTGACCAACCGCACCAACCAGGTCAAGTTTGCCAATGTGGTGCCTATCGTTTCTACTGCGGCGGGCTCGGAAAACGACCCTGGCCTGAAGGCCAAGAGCAACGACCCCCTGGAAATTGGCAAGGGCATGAACTCCGCCTCGGGCCGCCTGATTAACCCCGGCTTCAAGCCCCCCAAAAACACCGACGATGTCTACAAGAACTTCAACGACAACATCGAGGCGGCCTTCCTGGGGCGTAAGACCGCCAAACAGGCTCTGGACGATGCGGTAGCTTTTTGGAACGCCAACGCCAAGTGAGCCGATAGCCAGTAGCGGATAGCTGATAGCCTGTGGATTCTCCGGCCATGGGCTATCAGCTATCGGCCAAGGGTTCTTTATGAAACAACAGGCTTTCACCACCACCCTCATCGCCTATGCTTTTTTGGCACCGGCCTTGGTGCTGATGGGGTTATTTACGTTTTATCCGGTTATTTATGGCTCCTATCTGGGTTTTACCGACTACACCGTGGCCGACCTGGCTACGGGCGAGGGGCCCAAGTGGGTGGGGCTCAAAAATATCCAGTTTGTGTTGGCCGACCCTCTGTTTCAGACAGGTATCCTCAATTCGCTCAAATACTTGCTGGTGGTGCCCATTCTCCAGATTGCTTCGTTGGCGGTAGCGGTGCTGGTCAACCAGAAGCTGCCCTTTATGGCGTTTTTTCGGGTGGGTTACTACATTCCGGTGGTCACTTCCATCTCGCTGGCAGCGGTGATGTGGGAGTGGATTTTTCAGAAAGAAGGTTTTCTAAACTGGTCTTTGCAACTGCTCAACGTGTTGAACAGCGAAGGCCGCTTTAACTGGCTGCTCAACGAAAACACCGCGCTGTGGGCCATCATGCTGGTTACCTTCTGGCGGGGCTTTGGTTACTACATGGTGCTCTACCTGGCGGGTTTGCAGAGCATCCCTGCCGAGCTCGAGGAAGCCGCCACCCTGGACGGTGCTTCGGCCTGGCAGCGTTTCTGGCTGATTATCGTGCCGCT of Meiothermus sp. contains these proteins:
- a CDS encoding sugar ABC transporter substrate-binding protein, encoding MVKRLLAASALALGLSAFAQTQIEFWTYYLSPNFDNYIKSTIADFEKENPTIKVRWVDKQDTMERDLTAAVALGRAPDVVNLWQDSTFAAAQNKILTPITQLVNRNVLNQLYYPNVLDMFVMEGQVYGLPWYGWLDQGVMMYNPDLLQKAGVDVRTIRNTDDLLAASARIKQATGAYGWLPPVKDPNGASFLGRFFLEGLPIYDKDGKAAFNSPAHVALLQKYVDAMKNDVIPQELLRKEAFQLSNELYSQGKAAIVVGAPTTLNRVKEANPDLYAKTRIVPAPLGKAGIQTGGAMSLVIPSASKNKSAAIRFALFVTNRTNQVKFANVVPIVSTAAGSENDPGLKAKSNDPLEIGKGMNSASGRLINPGFKPPKNTDDVYKNFNDNIEAAFLGRKTAKQALDDAVAFWNANAK
- a CDS encoding carbohydrate ABC transporter permease → MKQQAFTTTLIAYAFLAPALVLMGLFTFYPVIYGSYLGFTDYTVADLATGEGPKWVGLKNIQFVLADPLFQTGILNSLKYLLVVPILQIASLAVAVLVNQKLPFMAFFRVGYYIPVVTSISLAAVMWEWIFQKEGFLNWSLQLLNVLNSEGRFNWLLNENTALWAIMLVTFWRGFGYYMVLYLAGLQSIPAELEEAATLDGASAWQRFWLIIVPLMRPTLLLCSLLSTIAAIRVLEEIIVFTGGSGGPLNSTYTALLYVYNKSWGNMLNANFGVAGAAGLLIALVGFALSYVNFRLTREERSER